The Micromonospora sp. M71_S20 genome has a window encoding:
- a CDS encoding alanine racemase: MTPRVTVDLARLDANIARYGRRAAEAGVAVRAHVKGHRSPEIAARQVAAGAVGVAVHSAAEAEAYVAVGVTDVAVAWPWRDPWRWTRFARLARHCAVTVHVDHPDAVAGLGAAAEAHGVELGVRIEVDTGLHRVGVDPDAAGELAATVAKTGGLRLAGVTGYVGIVDPAAAHDREDLGRRQARLLVSVAQRIRAAGSPCPEVSVGGTPTLAGALDVAGVTEVCAGAYALLDGGLVRLGECGPEAVAIAVATTVTGNDGKALRTDADALLAGADQTWMSGVVMTGPDGAPVDADSVSVGDELRVLPGHVCPVVARRPLLHVLDNGEPVARWQALVRPDRA; this comes from the coding sequence ATGACGCCCAGGGTGACCGTCGACCTGGCCCGACTGGACGCGAACATCGCGCGGTACGGCAGGCGCGCGGCCGAAGCCGGCGTCGCCGTACGCGCGCACGTCAAGGGGCACCGCAGTCCCGAGATCGCCGCCCGGCAGGTGGCCGCGGGCGCGGTGGGCGTCGCGGTCCACTCGGCGGCAGAGGCCGAGGCCTACGTCGCGGTGGGCGTGACGGACGTGGCGGTGGCGTGGCCGTGGCGCGATCCGTGGCGGTGGACCCGGTTCGCCCGGCTCGCCCGGCACTGCGCGGTCACGGTGCACGTGGACCACCCGGACGCGGTGGCCGGGCTCGGCGCGGCGGCCGAGGCCCACGGCGTCGAACTCGGCGTGCGGATCGAGGTCGACACCGGGCTGCACCGGGTCGGCGTCGACCCGGACGCGGCCGGGGAACTGGCCGCCACGGTCGCGAAGACCGGCGGGCTGCGCCTGGCGGGCGTGACCGGGTACGTGGGGATCGTCGATCCCGCCGCCGCGCACGACCGGGAGGATCTCGGCCGCCGCCAGGCGCGGCTGCTGGTGTCGGTGGCCCAGCGGATCCGCGCGGCCGGGTCGCCCTGCCCGGAGGTGAGCGTCGGGGGCACCCCCACCCTCGCCGGCGCGCTGGACGTCGCCGGCGTGACCGAGGTGTGTGCCGGGGCGTACGCGCTGCTCGACGGCGGGCTGGTCCGGCTGGGCGAGTGCGGTCCCGAGGCGGTCGCGATCGCCGTCGCCACGACCGTCACCGGAAACGACGGAAAGGCACTGCGCACCGACGCCGACGCGCTGCTCGCGGGCGCCGACCAGACCTGGATGAGCGGTGTCGTGATGACCGGGCCGGACGGCGCGCCGGTCGACGCGGACTCGGTGTCGGTGGGCGACGAGTTGCGGGTGCTGCCCGGGCACGTGTGCCCGGTGGTGGCCCGCCGGCCGCTGCTGCACGTGCTCGACAACGGCGAGCCGGTGGCGCGGTGGCAGGCACTGGTCCGCCCGGACCGGGCATGA
- a CDS encoding acyl-CoA dehydrogenase family protein — protein sequence MARLAQTPGLTDVQRSILETVREFADKEIIPHAQRLEHADEYPSDILDGMREMGLFGLTIDEEYGGLGESLLTYALVVEELSRGWMSISGIVNTHFIVAYLISQHGSAEQKARLLPKMATGEVRGAFSMSEPECGSDVSAIKSKAVRDGDRYVINGQKMWLTNGAYSSVVATLVKTDTGADSVYGNMSTFLLEKEPGFGETAPGLTIPGKIDKMGYKGVETTEMVLDGVTVGESAVLGGAEKVGRGFYQMMDGIEVGRVNVAARACGISIRAFELAVAYAQQRRTFGQPLAKHQAIAFKLAEMGTKIEAAHALMVNAARLKDAGQRNDVEAGMAKLLASEYCAEVVQEAFRIHGGYGYSKEYEIERLMREAPFLLIGEGTSEIQKTIISRGLLKEYKL from the coding sequence ATGGCCCGACTCGCCCAGACGCCCGGCCTGACCGATGTGCAGCGGTCGATCCTGGAGACCGTCCGGGAGTTCGCCGACAAGGAGATCATCCCGCACGCGCAGCGGCTGGAGCACGCCGACGAGTACCCGAGCGACATCCTCGACGGGATGCGCGAGATGGGGCTCTTCGGCCTCACCATCGACGAGGAGTACGGCGGGCTCGGCGAGTCCCTGCTCACCTACGCGCTGGTGGTCGAGGAGCTGTCGCGGGGCTGGATGTCGATCTCTGGCATCGTCAACACCCACTTCATCGTCGCGTACCTGATCTCCCAGCACGGCTCCGCCGAGCAGAAGGCCCGGCTTCTGCCAAAGATGGCGACCGGCGAGGTGCGCGGCGCGTTCTCGATGTCCGAGCCCGAGTGCGGCTCCGACGTCTCCGCCATCAAGTCGAAGGCCGTGCGCGACGGCGACCGGTACGTCATCAACGGCCAGAAGATGTGGCTGACCAACGGGGCGTACTCCTCGGTGGTGGCGACCCTGGTCAAGACCGACACCGGCGCCGACTCCGTCTACGGCAACATGAGCACCTTCCTGCTGGAGAAGGAGCCCGGCTTCGGCGAGACCGCGCCCGGCCTGACCATCCCCGGCAAGATCGACAAGATGGGCTACAAGGGCGTCGAGACCACCGAGATGGTGCTCGACGGAGTGACCGTCGGAGAGTCCGCCGTCCTCGGCGGCGCGGAGAAGGTCGGCCGCGGCTTCTACCAGATGATGGACGGCATCGAGGTCGGCCGCGTCAACGTGGCCGCCCGCGCCTGCGGCATCTCGATCCGCGCCTTCGAACTCGCCGTCGCGTATGCCCAGCAGCGCCGCACCTTCGGCCAGCCGCTCGCGAAGCACCAGGCCATCGCGTTCAAGCTCGCCGAGATGGGCACCAAGATCGAGGCCGCCCACGCGCTCATGGTCAACGCCGCCCGGCTCAAGGACGCCGGCCAGCGCAACGACGTCGAGGCCGGCATGGCCAAGCTGCTCGCCTCGGAGTACTGCGCCGAGGTCGTCCAGGAGGCGTTCCGCATCCACGGCGGCTACGGCTACTCCAAGGAGTACGAGATCGAGCGGCTCATGCGGGAGGCACCGTTCCTGCTCATCGGCGAGGGCACCTCAGAGATCCAGAAGACCATCATCTCCCGGGGCCTGCTCAAGGAGTACAAGCTCTGA
- a CDS encoding DUF4190 domain-containing protein: protein MTYPPPSGGWNDPAWSGQQSSPPADPALPVSGQPVPAQPTGADPYAPADPYAPDPYAAGDPYAGMKQASGHPAPAAYPPAYPHYGYAPAMKTNGLAIAALVLALVGIGSCITAPIGAILGHVALNQIRQSGEGGEGMAKAGIIVGWIVTGLYLLVVLFYVAIIVFAISQSGNSSSSY from the coding sequence ATGACATATCCCCCGCCCTCCGGCGGCTGGAACGACCCGGCGTGGTCGGGCCAGCAGTCGAGCCCGCCCGCCGACCCTGCCCTCCCGGTGAGCGGTCAACCCGTCCCCGCCCAGCCCACCGGCGCCGACCCGTACGCCCCGGCGGACCCGTACGCCCCGGACCCGTACGCGGCCGGCGACCCGTACGCCGGGATGAAGCAGGCCTCCGGGCACCCCGCGCCCGCCGCCTACCCGCCGGCCTACCCGCACTACGGCTACGCCCCCGCGATGAAGACCAACGGCCTCGCCATCGCCGCCCTGGTGCTCGCGCTGGTCGGCATCGGCTCCTGCATCACCGCGCCGATCGGCGCGATCCTCGGCCACGTCGCGCTGAACCAGATCCGGCAGTCCGGCGAGGGCGGCGAGGGCATGGCGAAGGCCGGCATCATCGTCGGCTGGATCGTCACCGGCCTGTACCTGCTGGTGGTCCTCTTCTACGTGGCGATCATCGTCTTCGCGATCTCCCAGTCCGGCAACAGCAGCAGCAGCTACTGA
- a CDS encoding SDR family NAD(P)-dependent oxidoreductase, which yields MVIDARAADRSGSRPRRDASRPGVARRTRAAAQPGAAGTDEPAPLPDPVTMRLDGKVALVTGAGSPDGIGYATARRLADLGARVAIVSTTRRIHERAGELGVTGFVADLTDESEVGALADAVAEQLGDVEVLVNNAGLASRASPEVLRPVAQLSYDEWRGEIDRNLTTVFLCSRAFIGGMAERGWGRIVNLSATAGPVNALPTEAAYAAAKAGVVGLTRALAMEMIADGVTVNAVAPGTIHTAASTVAEIRQGLGTPVGRPGTPDEVAAAIAFLCSPAASYITGQMLVVDGGNSVREAEFR from the coding sequence ATGGTGATTGACGCGCGAGCCGCGGACCGCTCCGGCAGCCGACCGAGACGGGACGCGAGCCGCCCCGGCGTGGCCCGGCGCACCCGCGCCGCCGCCCAACCGGGCGCCGCCGGCACCGACGAGCCCGCGCCGCTGCCGGACCCGGTGACCATGCGGCTCGACGGGAAGGTCGCCCTGGTCACCGGGGCGGGCAGCCCCGACGGCATCGGGTACGCGACGGCCCGCCGGCTGGCCGACCTCGGCGCCCGGGTGGCCATCGTCTCCACCACCCGACGCATCCACGAACGGGCCGGCGAGCTGGGCGTGACCGGCTTCGTCGCCGACCTCACCGACGAGTCGGAGGTGGGCGCGCTCGCCGACGCGGTCGCCGAGCAGCTCGGGGACGTCGAGGTGCTGGTCAACAACGCCGGGCTGGCCAGCCGGGCCAGCCCCGAGGTGCTGCGCCCGGTCGCCCAGCTCAGCTACGACGAGTGGCGCGGCGAGATCGACCGCAACCTCACCACCGTGTTCCTGTGCAGCCGGGCCTTCATCGGCGGCATGGCCGAGCGGGGCTGGGGCCGGATCGTCAACCTGTCGGCCACCGCCGGGCCGGTCAACGCCCTGCCGACCGAGGCGGCCTACGCGGCGGCCAAGGCGGGTGTGGTCGGACTGACCCGGGCGCTGGCGATGGAGATGATCGCCGACGGAGTGACCGTCAACGCGGTCGCGCCGGGCACCATCCACACCGCGGCCTCCACGGTGGCGGAGATCAGGCAGGGCCTCGGTACCCCGGTCGGCCGCCCCGGCACACCGGACGAGGTGGCCGCGGCGATCGCCTTCCTCTGCTCGCCGGCCGCCTCGTACATCACGGGGCAGATGCTGGTGGTGGACGGCGGCAACAGCGTCCGCGAGGCCGAGTTCCGCTGA
- a CDS encoding SDR family NAD(P)-dependent oxidoreductase: MEDLTGRRLVVVTGASSGIGLATAVDLARRGDQVVLVGRDPARLQAAAEQVREASGERPELFRADFAVLDDVRRLAGKLREAYDRIDVLANNAGAIALQPLTTVDGFELSIQANHLAPFLLSNLLRDRIGRMVVTASGAHRSGVLDPADLNAPLRRYRPMRAYGTSKQANILFAAEAARRWPEIPAYSFHPGVVRSRFGNDNRLVALGMRILPLRSPEKGAETLVWLANQDPERLVTGGYHVDRRLRRPLPKAADPQLAARLWTASADAVGIPG; encoded by the coding sequence GTGGAAGATCTCACTGGGCGTCGGCTCGTGGTGGTGACCGGGGCCAGTTCGGGCATCGGGCTGGCGACCGCCGTCGACCTGGCGCGCCGGGGTGACCAGGTGGTACTGGTCGGCCGGGACCCGGCCCGGCTCCAGGCCGCGGCGGAACAGGTGCGGGAGGCGTCCGGCGAACGGCCGGAGCTGTTCCGAGCCGACTTCGCGGTGTTGGACGACGTCCGCCGGCTGGCCGGGAAGCTGCGCGAGGCGTACGACCGGATCGACGTGCTCGCCAACAACGCCGGTGCGATCGCGCTCCAGCCGCTCACCACGGTCGACGGCTTCGAGCTGTCGATCCAGGCCAACCACCTGGCCCCGTTCCTGCTCAGCAACCTGCTGCGCGACCGGATCGGCCGGATGGTGGTGACGGCCTCCGGCGCGCACCGCAGTGGCGTGCTCGATCCGGCCGACCTGAACGCCCCGCTGCGCCGCTACCGGCCGATGCGGGCGTACGGCACCAGCAAGCAGGCGAACATCCTCTTCGCGGCCGAGGCGGCCCGGCGCTGGCCGGAGATCCCGGCGTACTCCTTCCACCCCGGGGTGGTGCGCAGCCGGTTCGGCAACGACAACCGACTGGTCGCCCTGGGCATGCGGATCCTGCCGCTGCGCAGCCCGGAGAAGGGCGCGGAGACGCTGGTCTGGCTGGCCAACCAGGACCCGGAGCGGCTGGTGACGGGCGGCTACCACGTCGACCGGCGGCTGCGCCGGCCGCTGCCCAAGGCGGCCGACCCGCAGCTCGCCGCCCGGCTCTGGACGGCCAGCGCCGACGCCGTCGGCATCCCCGGATAG
- a CDS encoding GNAT family N-acetyltransferase, giving the protein MTTTGNDAGDILRVLGEDKELPGRLDAELTIFNNRATGADDEATLNVRVDDADGELVAGLTGWSWGGCAGINMVWVRDDRRGEGWGGRLLRAAEDEARRRGCTEMSVSSFSFQAPEFYRRHGYLDTGRREGIPGGHVDHHFFKSLVTDPAAAVRLVALVELAPDAVEAGQRYEDAVLGLLGRHGGRLERRQRTGDGRTEVHLIRFDTRDGYDGFLADPERVALREELGDAAPTTRVLEVHEV; this is encoded by the coding sequence ATGACGACCACGGGGAACGACGCCGGCGACATCCTGCGCGTGCTCGGCGAGGACAAGGAGCTTCCGGGCCGACTCGACGCCGAGTTGACCATCTTCAACAACCGGGCCACCGGCGCGGACGACGAGGCCACCCTCAACGTCCGGGTCGACGACGCCGACGGTGAGCTGGTGGCCGGCCTCACCGGCTGGTCCTGGGGCGGCTGCGCCGGGATCAACATGGTGTGGGTGCGGGATGACCGCCGCGGCGAGGGCTGGGGCGGCCGGCTGCTGCGCGCCGCCGAGGACGAGGCCCGCCGGCGCGGCTGCACGGAGATGTCGGTCTCCTCGTTCTCGTTCCAGGCGCCGGAGTTCTACCGCCGGCACGGCTACCTCGACACGGGCCGCCGGGAGGGCATCCCCGGCGGCCACGTCGACCACCACTTCTTCAAGTCGCTGGTCACCGACCCGGCCGCCGCCGTGCGCCTGGTGGCGCTGGTGGAGCTGGCCCCCGACGCGGTCGAGGCCGGCCAGCGGTACGAGGACGCGGTGCTCGGCCTGCTCGGGCGGCACGGCGGGCGGCTGGAGCGTCGGCAGCGCACCGGCGACGGGCGTACGGAGGTGCACCTGATCCGGTTCGACACCCGCGACGGCTACGACGGTTTCCTGGCCGACCCGGAGCGGGTGGCGCTGCGGGAGGAACTGGGCGACGCCGCCCCGACCACCCGGGTGCTGGAGGTCCACGAGGTCTGA
- a CDS encoding SagB family peptide dehydrogenase produces MRVRVSRLVVFLWRDGQLVCDDPLRHRQFALTVEAERLLRDYADWAELDGRLAQQLLDAHVLVAEGSPEHAREERLGAWRDLGLAATYYHLASRTLGSDVFRSAAEDAAVLRAKTGQPEPVKEYDGPRIALPPADPPAVDFTAVLDARRSTRWFDPDRPVPLPAFAALLRWTAGIRREVDVAGVGTALLKTVPSGGARHPVEVYPVVRDVEGLEPGVYHYAVRRHELVRLAPAPGEDQLREWCGGQPHAAQAGFLLMYAAVLDRTVWKYPAARAYRALLLDVGHLSQTVYLTATALGLGTFFTAATRDAPVEDALGLSWPDEIFLGVSGVGVPHPAERDRQAAMLAGGDAAFSFPPDAWHGRGE; encoded by the coding sequence ATGCGTGTCCGTGTGTCGCGGCTGGTCGTCTTCCTGTGGCGTGACGGCCAACTGGTCTGCGACGACCCGCTGAGGCACCGGCAGTTCGCGTTGACTGTTGAGGCGGAGAGGCTGCTGCGCGACTACGCCGACTGGGCCGAGCTCGACGGCCGGCTCGCGCAGCAGCTCCTCGACGCCCACGTCCTCGTCGCCGAGGGCTCGCCGGAACACGCCCGGGAGGAACGCCTCGGCGCCTGGCGCGACCTGGGCCTGGCGGCCACCTACTACCACCTGGCCAGCCGCACGCTCGGCAGCGACGTCTTCCGCTCGGCCGCCGAGGACGCCGCGGTGCTCCGCGCCAAGACCGGCCAGCCGGAGCCGGTCAAGGAGTACGACGGTCCACGGATCGCCCTGCCCCCCGCCGACCCGCCCGCCGTCGACTTCACCGCGGTCCTCGACGCCCGGCGGTCGACGCGATGGTTCGACCCGGACCGCCCGGTGCCGCTGCCGGCGTTCGCCGCCCTGCTGCGCTGGACGGCCGGGATCCGCCGCGAAGTGGACGTCGCCGGAGTCGGTACGGCGCTGCTCAAGACCGTTCCCTCCGGCGGGGCCCGCCACCCGGTCGAGGTCTATCCGGTGGTCCGCGACGTCGAAGGGCTGGAGCCCGGCGTCTACCACTACGCGGTGCGCCGCCACGAGCTGGTGCGGCTCGCGCCCGCTCCTGGCGAGGACCAGCTGCGCGAGTGGTGCGGCGGTCAGCCGCACGCCGCCCAGGCCGGCTTCCTGCTGATGTACGCGGCGGTGCTCGACCGGACCGTGTGGAAGTACCCGGCCGCGCGCGCGTACCGTGCGCTCCTGCTCGACGTCGGTCACCTGAGCCAGACCGTGTACCTCACCGCGACCGCGCTCGGTCTCGGGACGTTCTTCACCGCCGCCACCCGCGACGCGCCCGTCGAGGACGCCCTCGGCCTGTCCTGGCCGGACGAGATCTTCCTCGGCGTGTCCGGCGTCGGCGTGCCGCACCCCGCCGAGCGGGACCGCCAGGCGGCGATGCTCGCTGGCGGCGACGCGGCGTTCTCCTTCCCCCCGGACGCCTGGCACGGACGGGGCGAATGA
- a CDS encoding thiol-disulfide oxidoreductase DCC family protein: MERSTFVYDGDCAFCTRCAEFIDRRILTGVRVVPWQFADLDALGLSEAECEEAVQWVGADGSRAAGPDAIARLLGDSGPFWRVAGAGLRFSPVRAAAWPAYRWVARNRHRLPGGTAACALPQEARERLYGPSGRPAADA, encoded by the coding sequence ATGGAGAGGTCGACGTTCGTCTACGACGGGGACTGCGCGTTCTGCACCCGGTGCGCCGAGTTCATCGACCGGCGCATCCTGACCGGCGTGCGGGTGGTGCCGTGGCAGTTCGCCGACCTCGACGCACTGGGCCTGAGCGAGGCCGAGTGCGAGGAGGCGGTGCAGTGGGTGGGCGCCGACGGTTCCCGCGCGGCCGGCCCGGACGCGATCGCGCGCCTTCTCGGCGACAGCGGTCCGTTCTGGCGGGTGGCGGGCGCCGGCCTGCGGTTTTCCCCGGTACGCGCCGCCGCGTGGCCCGCGTACCGCTGGGTGGCTCGCAACCGGCACCGGCTGCCCGGTGGCACGGCCGCCTGCGCGCTGCCGCAGGAGGCGCGCGAGCGCCTCTACGGACCGTCCGGTCGCCCGGCCGCCGACGCCTGA
- a CDS encoding DUF4190 domain-containing protein produces MSQPPSSGPPDPDRSPSPWEPPPGHDPSRYEPPPAPEPPSYEQSSYEQPGYGQPSYEQPSYGQPSYEQPGEPPHGQQWGHQPPYTPQVPYGQYGPPSGHRPGGTNVLAILSLVFAFVFSPAGIVLGHLAKRQIRTTGEEGDQLATWGLILSYVITGLGLLACCGWIALFAVAGNSGPNY; encoded by the coding sequence GTGAGCCAGCCACCGTCGTCGGGGCCGCCCGATCCGGACCGGTCGCCCTCGCCCTGGGAGCCCCCGCCGGGGCACGACCCGTCACGGTACGAGCCGCCGCCCGCCCCCGAACCGCCGTCCTACGAGCAGTCGTCGTACGAGCAGCCCGGCTACGGACAGCCGTCGTACGAGCAGCCCTCCTACGGGCAGCCGAGCTACGAGCAGCCCGGGGAGCCGCCGCACGGGCAGCAGTGGGGGCACCAGCCCCCGTACACCCCGCAGGTGCCCTACGGGCAGTACGGCCCGCCGTCCGGTCACCGGCCCGGCGGGACGAACGTGCTGGCCATCCTCTCGCTGGTCTTCGCGTTCGTCTTCTCCCCGGCCGGCATCGTCCTCGGGCACCTGGCCAAGCGGCAGATCCGCACCACGGGCGAGGAGGGCGACCAGCTCGCCACGTGGGGCCTGATCCTCAGCTACGTCATCACCGGCCTCGGCCTGCTGGCCTGCTGCGGCTGGATCGCGCTGTTCGCCGTCGCCGGCAACAGCGGCCCCAACTACTGA
- a CDS encoding CoA ester lyase: MAAVGRPRRSCLAVPGSSVKMLGKAQGLPADQVFLDLEDAVAPLAKPDARKNIVAALNEGDWSGKTRVVRVNDLTTPWTYRDVIDVVEGAGANLDCVMLPKVQNAAQVQWLDLTLTQLEKTLGLEVGRIGIEAQIENAAGLVNVDAIAAASPRVETIIFGPADFMASINMKSLVVGALIPDYPGDPYHYILMRILMAARMHDKQAIDGPFLQIRDVDAFREVAKRSAALGFDGKWVLHPGQIDAANEVYSPAQADYDHAELILDAYEHYTSEAGGRLGAVMLGDEMIDEASRKMALVVAAKGRAAGMTRTSSFTPPAE, translated from the coding sequence ATGGCCGCAGTCGGTCGCCCCCGCCGGTCCTGCCTCGCGGTACCCGGCTCCAGCGTCAAGATGCTCGGCAAGGCCCAGGGCCTCCCGGCCGACCAGGTCTTCCTGGACCTGGAGGACGCGGTCGCCCCGCTGGCCAAGCCCGACGCCCGGAAGAACATCGTCGCGGCGCTCAACGAGGGCGACTGGTCGGGCAAGACCCGCGTCGTCCGGGTCAACGACCTGACCACGCCGTGGACCTACCGCGACGTCATCGACGTGGTGGAGGGGGCGGGCGCCAACCTCGACTGCGTCATGCTGCCGAAGGTGCAGAACGCGGCCCAGGTGCAGTGGCTCGACCTGACGCTGACCCAGCTGGAGAAGACGCTCGGCCTGGAGGTCGGGCGGATCGGCATCGAGGCCCAGATCGAGAACGCCGCCGGCCTGGTCAACGTGGACGCCATCGCCGCCGCCTCGCCCCGGGTCGAGACCATCATCTTCGGTCCGGCCGACTTCATGGCCTCGATCAACATGAAGTCCCTGGTGGTCGGCGCGCTCATCCCGGACTACCCGGGCGACCCCTACCACTACATCCTCATGCGCATCCTGATGGCGGCCCGGATGCACGACAAGCAGGCCATCGACGGCCCCTTCCTGCAGATCCGCGACGTGGACGCGTTCCGCGAGGTGGCCAAGCGCTCGGCGGCGCTCGGCTTCGACGGCAAGTGGGTGCTGCACCCGGGCCAGATCGACGCCGCGAACGAGGTCTACTCGCCGGCCCAGGCCGACTACGACCACGCCGAGCTGATCCTCGACGCGTACGAGCACTACACGTCGGAGGCGGGCGGCAGGCTCGGCGCGGTGATGCTCGGCGACGAGATGATCGACGAGGCGTCCCGCAAGATGGCCCTCGTGGTGGCGGCGAAGGGCCGGGCCGCGGGCATGACCCGCACCTCCTCCTTCACCCCGCCGGCGGAGTAG
- a CDS encoding Rv2578c family radical SAM protein, whose translation MRWDNLAAPPDEGVPDRAAPATPPLPLALPGAVARTFDTPGFAGMTFYEVQAKSIINKVPGTSRVPFEWTINPYRGCSHACVYCFARNTHTYLDLDTGADFDRKVIVKVNAGELVRRELAAPRWRGAHVAMGTNVDCYQRAEGRYQLMPQIIAALRDFANPFSILTKGTLILRDLPLLRQAAEVTRVGVSYSVGFVDERLWRAVEPGTPSPRRRLDAVRALADAGFDVGVLMAPILPGLSDDDESIDATVAAIAAAGASSATPLALHLRPGAREWYARWLGREFPHLVPRYRELYRSGAYAPQSYQRELTARVRIAARRHGLHRGERGDDRRPTDPVPAPPAAEQLTLL comes from the coding sequence ATGCGCTGGGACAACCTCGCCGCTCCCCCGGACGAGGGGGTCCCCGACCGGGCAGCGCCGGCGACACCACCCCTGCCGCTGGCGCTGCCCGGCGCGGTCGCCCGCACCTTCGACACCCCGGGCTTCGCCGGCATGACGTTCTACGAGGTGCAGGCCAAGTCGATCATCAACAAGGTGCCCGGCACGTCCCGGGTCCCGTTCGAGTGGACGATCAACCCGTACCGGGGCTGCTCGCATGCCTGCGTCTACTGCTTCGCGAGGAATACTCACACCTACCTCGACCTCGACACCGGCGCGGACTTCGACCGGAAGGTCATCGTCAAGGTCAACGCCGGTGAGCTGGTCCGGCGGGAGCTGGCCGCGCCGCGCTGGCGGGGCGCGCACGTCGCGATGGGCACCAACGTCGACTGCTACCAGCGGGCCGAGGGGCGCTACCAGCTCATGCCGCAGATCATCGCGGCGTTGCGCGACTTCGCCAACCCGTTCTCGATCCTCACCAAGGGCACGCTGATCCTGCGTGACCTGCCGCTGCTGCGCCAGGCCGCCGAGGTCACCAGGGTCGGCGTGTCGTACTCGGTGGGCTTCGTCGACGAGCGGCTCTGGCGCGCGGTCGAGCCGGGCACCCCCAGCCCGAGGAGGCGGCTCGACGCCGTACGGGCGCTGGCCGACGCCGGCTTCGACGTCGGCGTGCTGATGGCGCCGATCCTGCCCGGGCTCAGCGACGACGACGAGTCGATCGACGCGACAGTGGCGGCCATCGCCGCCGCCGGGGCGAGCAGCGCGACGCCGTTGGCGCTGCACCTGCGGCCGGGGGCCCGGGAGTGGTACGCGCGCTGGCTCGGCCGCGAATTCCCGCACCTGGTTCCCCGCTACCGCGAGCTCTACCGCTCCGGCGCGTACGCCCCGCAGTCCTACCAGCGGGAGCTGACGGCCCGGGTGCGCATCGCGGCCCGCCGGCACGGGCTGCACCGGGGCGAGCGCGGCGACGACCGCCGCCCGACCGACCCGGTTCCCGCGCCGCCGGCCGCCGAGCAGCTCACTCTCCTGTAG
- a CDS encoding CoA-binding protein — translation MRSAQQILADSAVIAVVGASRDPRKAAHSVPLQMQRYGWRIIPVNPTADELFGERVYRSLADIPHPVDLVDVFRPAQDAVDVVREAVAIGAPAVWLQLGIVSAEARRIATEAGVDYVEDRCLIVERAAAGLTRLG, via the coding sequence GTGCGCTCCGCTCAGCAGATCCTCGCCGACTCCGCCGTGATCGCCGTCGTGGGCGCGTCCCGCGACCCGCGCAAGGCCGCGCACAGCGTGCCGTTGCAGATGCAGCGGTACGGCTGGCGCATCATCCCGGTCAACCCGACGGCCGACGAACTCTTCGGTGAGCGGGTCTACCGGTCCCTGGCCGACATCCCGCACCCGGTGGACCTGGTCGACGTGTTCCGGCCGGCGCAGGACGCGGTGGACGTGGTGCGCGAGGCGGTGGCGATCGGCGCTCCGGCGGTCTGGTTGCAGCTCGGCATCGTCTCGGCCGAGGCCCGGCGGATCGCCACGGAGGCGGGCGTCGACTACGTCGAGGACCGCTGCCTGATCGTCGAGCGCGCCGCCGCCGGCCTGACCCGACTGGGTTGA